One region of Oryza glaberrima chromosome 7, OglaRS2, whole genome shotgun sequence genomic DNA includes:
- the LOC127780571 gene encoding ethylene receptor 4, with the protein MREDGGVEALMQCQRVSDLLIAASFLSIPLELFYFATCADLSEVKCAVLHFCAFIVLCGATHLLAAFTHAHPHSAPLLRALTAAKVLAAVASSAAAVSLLTFIPKLLRIKVRESLLRDKASRLHRDLGLVRRREEATSRAVRELTGRIRASPPDAHAILRTTALQLADALGLHACAVWMPAAGRPHDLVLVHHLTSRPDDAADLLLEVGDACTVAADDPDVVDVRASKVAKVLEPDSALAMASSVGAAPAGAVAAIRIPILRVSIYDGGGTPEVTEASYAILVLLLPPHDAAGGWSSHDLEIVQVVADQAAVALSHAAVLEESRSMRDRFAEQHRALMQAKHRAAMATRAFSSIQSAMCHAMRRPVHSIVGLVSMLQHPEADTMRPEQRLAVDAIARTSNLLSALMDEVTVNRQHLSVQRKPFSLHALIKEAISVAGCLSHCGGAGFLHQPECALPEWVVGDERRVFHLLLDMVGTLLNRCSTESGACRLSFSVRICNVGEERYSLDWIPMRPTFSGCNVCVKFKVGIGRSRSCAIERSLPCELPRRSAATTSSQMGHIFSGYFNKIVQMMNGNMWSASDSEGVGESVTLILQFKLQQGHVEASPPYIPHLNGLRVLLADDDAMNRGVTKKILERLGCQVMSAPSGAHCLSLLASAEASFQLVVLDLDDRAMPSAAMDGFEVALRIRELRNSCWLLIVVAVAAGVVATDDGGAVQELCQRAGINGLVQKPVTLPALGAQLCRVLQDN; encoded by the exons ATGCGGGAGGACGGCGGGGTGGAGGCGCTGATGCAGTGCCAGCGCGTGAGCGACCTGCTCATCGCGGCGTCCTTCCTCTCCATCCCGCTCGAGCTCTTCTACTTCGCCACCTGCGCCGACCTGTCCGAGGTCAAGTGCGCCGTGCTCCACTTCTGCGCCTTCATCGTCCTCTGCGGCGCcacccacctcctcgccgcgttCACGCACGCCCACCCGCACTCCGCCCCGCTGCTCAGGGCGCTCACCGCCGCcaaggtgctcgccgccgtcgcgtcgtcggcggcagcggtctCGCTCCTCACCTTCATCCCCAAGCTGCTCCGCATCAAGGTCAGGGAGTCGCTGCTCCGCGACAAGGCCAGCCGCCTCCACCGCGACCtcggcctcgtccgccgccgcgaggaggccACCTCCCGCGCCGTGCGGGAGCTCACGGGCCGGATCCGCGCCTCCCCGCCCGACGCGCACGCCATCCTCCGCACCACTGCGCTCCAGCTCGCCGACGCCCTCGGCCTCCACGCCTGCGCCGTCTGgatgcccgccgccggccggccccaCGACCTCGTCCTGGTGCATCACCTCACCTCCCGGCCCGACGACGCGGCCGACTTGCTGCTGGAGGTTGGTGACGCGtgcaccgtcgccgccgatgaCCCCGACGTGGTCGACGTAAGGGCGAGCAAGGTCGCCAAGGTGCTCGAGCCGGACTCGGCGCTCGCCATGGCGAGCAGcgtcggcgcggcgccggcgggggcggtggcCGCCATTCGGATCCCCATCCTCAGGGTGTCCATCTACGACGGAGGAGGGACGCCGGAGGTGACCGAGGCAAGCTACGCCATCCTGGTGCTGCTTCTTCCCccccacgacgccgccggcgggtgGAGCAGCCACGACCTGGAGATCGTCCAGGTCGTCGCCGACcaggccgccgtcgcgctctccCACGCCGCGGTGCTGGAGGAGTCGCGGTCGATGCGGGACAGGTTCGCCGAGCAGCACAGAGCGCTGATGCAGGCCAAGCACCGGGCCGCCATGGCGACCAGGGCGTTCAGCTCCATCCAGAGCGCCATGTGCCACGCCATGCGAAGGCCCGTGCACTCCATAGTCGGGCTGGTCTCAATGCTGCAACATCCGGAGGCAGACACAATGCGCCCGGAGCAGaggctcgccgtcgacgccatTGCCCGAACAAGCAACCTCTTGTCGGCGCTCATGGACGAGGTGACCGTGAACCGGCAGCATTTGTCCGTGCAGAGGAAACCCTTCAGCCTGCACGCGCTGATCAAGGAGGCCATCAGCGTCGCCGGCTGCCTGTCTCATTGCGGGGGAGCTGGGTTCCTGCACCAGCCGGAATGCGCGCTGCCCGAATGggtcgtcggcgacgagagGAGGGTCTTCCACCTGCTGCTTGACATGGTGGGCACCCTGCTGAACCGATGCAGCACCGAGTCCGGGGCGTGCCGCCTCTCGTTCTCGGTCAGGATCTGCAATGTGGGTGAAGAGAGGTATAGCCTTGACTGGATCCCGATGCGACCGACCTTCTCCGGTTGCAACGTTTGCGTCAAGTTCAAGGTCGGGATCGGGAGATCTAGGAGTTGTGCTATTGAGAGGAGTTTGCCGTGCGAATTGCCTCGTCGTTCTGCGGCCACTACCAGCTCTCAGATGGGGCATATCTTCAGCGGCTACTTCAACAAGATTGTGCAG ATGATGAATGGTAACATGTGGTCGGCGTCGGACTCCGAGGGCGTCGGAGAGAGCGTCACCCTGATCCTGCAGTTCAAGCTGCAGCAGGGACATGTCGAAGCATCCCCGCCGTACATCCCTCACTTGAACGGCCTGAGGGtgctcctcgccgacgacgacgccatgaaCCGGGGGGTGACCAAGAAGATCCTGGAGAGGCTTGGGTGCCAGGTCATGTCGGCGCCGTCGGGCGCCCACTGCCTGAGCCTCCTGGCGAGCGCCGAGGCCTCCTTCCAGCTCGTCGTCCTCGACCTCGACGATCGCGCCATGCCCTCGGCGGCCATGGACGGGTTTGAGGTGGCCCTCAGGATCAGGGAGCTCAGGAACAGCTGCTGGCTGCtgatcgtcgtcgccgtcgcggctgGCGTCGTCGCCACCGATGATGGCG
- the LOC127778827 gene encoding pentatricopeptide repeat-containing protein At2g46050, mitochondrial-like → MRRAAALLRLLRSGASAGVRGRPACAAVHPLAVKSGSGSDARVATALADAYAKSGLVDRARRVFDETPLRDQVLWNVMVSCYSSHGLVRECWDVFGSMRRSGFPGDGFTFSALLSVRASSSSCYDHANLLLVLGSSVHGIVIRLGLHLDVVVATALLDMYAKCGQVAEASRVFDAMVLRNTVSWNAIIVCYGKHDRGKEAFDLFVSMMRHGFCPDELTLASLLSSCADMAAANEATQLHAYTVRRGLQDFLQVGNALIMAYGKNGFVQEAKRTFGMIHNPDLVTWSSMVSSFAYLGLAKSAIDLFDRMLQQGIRADGIAFLGVFSACSHAGLIEDGFKYFLLMTRDYKIDPTPQHLACLVDLLGRAGRIRDAYEFLVNMSCDANVDVIGAFLGACRMRGNIESAKWAASRLFSLKPDDPINYLLISNTYAAAGDWNELAKVRSVMRNMCGNKVPGCSWIEIGGIVQTFVSNDMMLHQSREMQRMMELLVSLVEQDCNGDDTICNDPSSILKWQDFYLAFD, encoded by the coding sequence ATGCGGCGCGCCGCTGCcctgctccgcctcctccgctccggGGCCAGCGCCGGCGTCCGCGGCCGCCCCGCCTGCGCGGCGGTCCACCCGCTCGCCGTCAAGTCCGGGAGCGGCTCCGACGCCCGCGtggccaccgcgctcgccgacgCCTACGCCAAGTCCGGACTCGTCGACCGCGCCCGCAGGGTGTTCGACGAAACGCCGCTCCGGGACCAGGTGCTCTGGAACGTCATGGTCTCCTGCTACTCTTCGCACGGCCTTGTGAGGGAGTGCTGGGATGTCTTTGGCTCCATGAGGCGGTCTGGTTTTCCCGGCGATGGCTTCACGTTCAGTGCCTTGCTCAGTGTGcgtgcttcttcttcttcgtgctATGACCATGCCAACCTGTTGCTGGTCCTGGGAAGCTCGGTGCATGGGATTGTGATCAGGTTGGGTCTCCACCTGGATGTGGTGGTAGCCACTGCGCTCCTTGATATGTATGCCAAATGCGGCCAAGTTGCTGAGGCTAGCCGGGTGTTTGATGCCATGGTGCTGAGAAATACCGTATCCTGGAATGCAATCATTGTTTGCTATGGTAAGCATGACAGAGGCAAGGAAGCCTTCGACCTTTTCGTGTCGATGATGAGACATGGGTTTTGCCCTGACGAGCTTACGCTTGCCAGTCTACTTAGTTCCTGTGCCGACATGGCGGCTGCTAATGAGGCTACTCAGCTTCATGCTTACACTGTTAGAAGAGGCTTGCAAGACTTTCTACAAGTGGGCAATGCCCTTATCATGGCTTATGGTAAGAATGGTTTTGTTCAAGAAGCAAAACGAACATTTGGTATGATCCATAACCCAGATCTAGTTACATGGTCATCAATGGTTTCTTCTTTTGCATATCTTGGACTTGCCAAGAGTGCAATCGACCTGTTTGACAGAATGCTCCAACAAGGCATACGGGCTGATGGCATTGCATTTCTTGGAGTTTTTTCTGCGTGCAGTCATGCTGGGCTCATTGAAGATGGCTTCAAGTACTTTCTTCTAATGACGAGGGACTACAAAATTGATCCAACTCCGCAGCATCTTGCTTGTCTAGTTGATCTCTTAGGGAGAGCTGGTAGGATTAGAGATGCCTACGAATTTTTGGTCAATATGTCCTGCGACGCAAATGTTGATGTCATTGGAGCTTTCCTTGGTGCTTGCAGAATGCGAGGAAACATTGAGTCAGCAAAGTGGGCTGCCTCTAGGCTATTTAGTCTAAAGCCAGATGATCCAATCAATTACCTGCTTATATCTAATACGTATGCTGCTGCAGGAGATTGGAATGAGCTTGCAAAGGTAAGAAGTGTAATGAGGAACATGTGTGGCAACAAGGTGCCGGGCTGTAGCTGGATAGAGATAGGTGGAATTGTTCAGACATTTGTATCCAATGATATGATGCTCCATCAGTCAAGAGAGATGCAAAGAATGATGGAACTTCTTGTTTCATTAGTGGAACAAGATTGCAATGGTGATGACACAATTTGCAATGATCCATCATCGATTTTAAAATGGCAAGATTTTTATCTGGCATTTGATTAA